The following are encoded in a window of Manduca sexta isolate Smith_Timp_Sample1 chromosome 16, JHU_Msex_v1.0, whole genome shotgun sequence genomic DNA:
- the LOC115451806 gene encoding nucleoporin SEH1 gives MGELTASNMFESETICADHKDLIHDVAYDFYGERMATCSSDQYVKVWDSDGRGGWRLSASWKAHHGSVWKVTWAHPEFGQVIATCSFDRTAAIWEEVGDAASSGSEKGLHTWLKRSNLVDSRTSVTDVKFGPKHLGLLLVTCSADGIIRIYEAPDVMNLAQWTLQHEIPTKVSISCLSWNPSLSRVGNPPMLAVGSDEPNTSNAVANVPSDKGTACNGKVFIYEYSETSRRWTRTECLSSVQEPVNDIAFAPNLGRSFHLLAVATKDVRIIKLEPLAEAAASSNGGGAGPVRFKAEVLAAFDEHYSCVWRVSWNVTGSLLASSGDDSCVRLWKMQYLNQWKCVAVFKNESVAGDSPSLARTHTAYMRMAAMANPTHMPFH, from the exons ATGGGTGAACTCACAGCAAGTAATATGTTCGAATCAGAAACTATATGCGCCGACCATAAGGACCTTATCCACGATGTGGCATATGATTTCTATGGGGAACGAATGGCTACATGCTCCAGCGACCAGTATGTTAAA GTGTGGGATTCCGATGGTCGTGGTGGCTGGAGATTATCTGCCAGCTGGAAGGCTCATCACGGTTCAGTGTGGAAGGTGACGTGGGCCCATCCAGAGTTTGGTCAGGTTATAGCTACATGTTCATTTGATCGGACTGCAGCAATTTGGGAAGAAGTTG GTGATGCAGCTTCTTCAGGGTCCGAGAAAGGTTTGCACACATGGCTGAAGAGGTCCAACTTGGTGGACTCGCGGACCTCAGTCACAGATGTAAAATTTGGACCCAAACATTTAGGTCTCTTACTGGTCACATGCTCAGCTGACGGTATTATAAG GATATATGAAGCCCCAGATGTGATGAATCTAGCTCAGTGGACCTTGCAGCATGAGATACCGACAAAAGTGTCCATCAGCTGTCTCTCATGGAACCCTTCATTATCcag AGTGGGCAACCCCCCAATGTTGGCAGTTGGGAGTGACGAGCCTAATACCAGTAATGCCGTGGCCAATGTGCCCAGCGACAAGGGAACAGCATGTAATggaaaagtttttatatatga GTACAGTGAGACATCGCGCCGCTGGACGCGGACAGAATGTCTCTCGTCAGTGCAGGAGCCTGTCAATGACATAGCGTTCGCGCCCAACCTCGGCCGCTCGTTCCACCTACTCGCCGTAGCCACCAAGGACGTCAGGATCATCAAGCTGGAGCCGCTGGC TGAGGCGGCGGCGTCGTCCaacggcggcggcgcgggcccGGTGCGGTTCAAGGCGGAGGTGCTCGCCGCCTTCGACGAGCACTACTCGTGCGTGTGGCGCGTGTCCTGGAACGTCACCGGCTCCCTGCTCGCCTCCTCCGGGGACGACAGCTGCGTCAGGCTTTGGAAGA TGCAATACCTAAATCAGTGGAAGTGTGTAGCGGTGTTCAAGAACGAGTCTGTTGCGGGTGATTCGCCCTCACTTGCGCGTACGCACACCGCGTACATGCGCATGGCGGCCATGGCCAACCCCACGCACATGCCGTTCCACTGA